AGCACCAGTTTGAGCCCGGGCTGCCCCTGTATGTGCAGATATCGCGCTCGGCAGCCGTGCTGCACCTCTCCGAACACCACGGCGACGGCGCCCCCAACAGCGTGGCCTGGATCCCGGTGCGCGATGTGTCCGCCCTGCACAAGGAATTGCTCGCCCGACCGAACGCACCAGCACGTCCCGGAATCGATCCGGACGCCCCCGGAGGGCCGACACTGCAGGTCATCGACCCGTACGGCAACATCCTGAGATTCGCGCAGCTGCCATCCGGACAGTAATCGAGCCCGGCAGGGCGCGCCGCAGTACGCGGTGCGCTCTGCCGACACGGTCCTCCACACGGACATTCCACAGAGCGA
This portion of the Streptomyces canus genome encodes:
- a CDS encoding glyoxalase superfamily protein codes for the protein MTSPTTDHAKKLARLLREDLATAGIEIPHSLALELIAHQLGTKDWNVLAALTSRAASPVTPDISPGVPVLRVMSVAQALPFYLDFLGFALDWEHQFEPGLPLYVQISRSAAVLHLSEHHGDGAPNSVAWIPVRDVSALHKELLARPNAPARPGIDPDAPGGPTLQVIDPYGNILRFAQLPSGQ